GCAGGTCAAAGGTGGTGATTTCCAGCTTTAGTTAGTAGCCTTgttaaaatccttttttattataaataggaATTTGGTTCAAGGAGGAAACGCTATAATATACGGACAATATACTGCTGCAGCCACCTGAGCTGAGACAGGTGTTTCTCCATCTGCctcttgctgtttttctatttgaaagCCAGGATCTCCTAATAAAGAGTGAAGCCAACTAGGGTCCTTTTTGTCTGTATCATATTAGCTGTTGCTCAGCAAGTAGAAGTTAAATACCAGCCATAAGAAGCTACTAAGTTCTTGCTAGAATGGAATTTGTGGTAGTGTCTTGAGCACCCTGCTTCAGTTAACACTATCCAGGACAGATCTCCTGAAAATATGTTCCTGACAACGTAGTAAGGTGCTCTTTTTGTGCTGACCTAATTCAACTTCATATtatatttaaactgatttttcttcaaattttccaaagtactaaacaaaattttctttgcaacaagaaaaaaagaaattaggtgTATATATGAGGGTGCATATTAATGAAACTATACATCAAGGaagaattaatttaaatgcaAGCAGAGAAAACAGTTTGGAGTCTACATTACATGATGTCAGTGAAATTTATACCCTGAAAAATGGAGACTGTTACAGTGGGGGCTGTGGGAGCATATAAGTAACATGTTGGACCGGGTTCTCAGAACGCTGATGTCATTGGGCTAAGCCAGATCATTGGGAAAAGAGCTATTGAATTCAGAACCAGATGGAGCCCTTTCACAAAAGTGCATTAAAGGAGAGCATAGgagtcaaaagaaataaaaataacttttcaagaGAGAAAATGACTAATATAATGGTCCTGTTGCTCATTCCCTTTATAGATCAGAAGAATGAGTATCTCAGAAGCCAATAATAGCTCTGGGTCTGTGAGTGAGTTCATTCTCCTGGGCTTCCCCTGTCGCAGAGACATCCAGATCGTCCTCTTTGTCATGTTCTCCCTCATCTACCTTCTGACTCTCATGGGGAACACGTCCATCATCTGTGCTGTGTGGTCAAGCCGGAAGCTCCACACACCCATGTACATCCTCCTGGCCAACTTCTTCCTGGAGATCTGCTATGTCAGTTCTGATGTGCCCAAAATGTTGGCCAACATCATCTCCCAGACCAAGAGCATCTCCTATGCTGGCTGCCTGCTCCAGTTCTACTTCTTCTTCTCCATGTGTGCTGCTGAGGGCTACTTCCTGTCTGCGATGTCCTTTGATCGGTTCCTTGCTATCTGTCGACCTCTGCATTACCCCACCATCATGACTCATCACCTATGTGCCCGATTAGTGGTTTTCTGCTGGGCAGGTGGCTTTCTATCCATACTGATGCCTGCGGTTCTTATGTCCCGGGTGCCCTTCTGTGGCCCTAACATCATTGACCATTTTTTCTGTGACCTGGGACCACTGTTGGCACTATCCTGTGCCCCAGTTCCTAAAACTACTCTAACTTGTGCCACTGTGAGCTCTCTTATCATCTTCATCACCTTCCTCTACATTCTTGGGTCCTATACCTTCGTTTTGCGAGCCGTACTTCGGGTCCCAGCTGGCTCAGGCAGGAACAAAGCTTTCTCTACGTGTGCCTCCCATTTCTTGGTGGTCTCTCTATTCTATGGCTCAGTCATGGTGATGTATGTGAGTCCAGGCTCTAGGAGCCATCCTGGGACCCAGAAATTTGTGACCTTGTTTTACTGCATGGCAACCCCATTCTTTAATCCTTTGATCTACAGCCTCCGGAACAAAGATATGAAAGATGCACTAAGGAAAGTCCTGGGCACATTATCAAAAGAAATTCCTAAAAATACAGACAAATGAcataaatttttatatcattattcTCTCAGGAATACAgaatttctctcatttaaaaaaaaaaaaacttattttgggGCCATGTCTGAGTGCTGGATTCCTTACTCTCATAAAAGTATGactcattacacacacacacacaaaactcttaTCCTATCTCAAAAGTAAATACACACAGTCCTAAAGGTCCACTGTAGGAAAGTTACATAGAGTTTTTATTCACCAATGTATCATTTCCCTGTTTCAGAGATTTCTTTGAAGTCCTAAAGCTAACATAATCAAGTTGGTATGTACAAAGCTATAACTCATGTTTCCAGCTTGTATCTTGGTTTTAAGCCTAATACTGTTTTATGTGTTTCAAATTTATcagctgtttttttcctttccaattatAGGTTCTTATATAATGAGATACAGCACTTACTCACTATACTCACAAAAATTCAGTTGTTTTGTTTATAAGCTCAAGGACCCAATATCTGCCACTGAAACAGAAGTGttctttcatttgtgttttccttaATACCACACACTGGTAAGGTGTCCACAGTGTGCagcaaatgaaaacaggaaatgacACAGTTTCTTCTTAAGGAAAATTCTCAGTCCAACTTCGAAGaggatacagagaaagacaagcacaCATTCACATGTGCCAAATCATTAAGTAGTCCTTACTCAAACCTGGGTTTCTGCACCTTCCAGTACCTTTTAGTAGAGGCATATTTACTGTTACAGAAAAGACACGTGAAACCAGAGAATAGGTTCTGCCAACCAAAATATAAACAACTTAAAGGCAGTCAGTTcttaatttaaactttttgacTTGACCTGATCATTTGCCTGTATTCggaaatgttcatattttaattttttaattaaattaattttcattgaaGCAACACTAGTTTATAATACTATGTAAGTTCATATGTTCAACATTGTATATCATATTATAAACTATATatcacaaaatttccttttctcaggGAGGGGTTGGCTTGTGAAGTTGTCTCCTATATACTGAAGAAAAAGCTAATGATTTGACTGACTACATCCAATCCAGACCAGACGTCaattcaacttttctgtataAAAACAGCACCTTAACGTACTCTTCCAAGTTATTTTGGCTTTGGGAGATATTTTCTATAATAGAGTATGCTAAGTGCTGAAGCTCCCAGAGCACTGTGAAACTAAAGATGAGTTCCAGGCAACCTGCCAATTTGGAAAAGCTAGTTGCTCCTTTCTTTCTGCAGATTACCGGGATTTACGATTTAAGGTAAATCTGCTATGATGTAATAACAGGTTCTTACTTACATACACCAGAAGCTTAC
This is a stretch of genomic DNA from Camelus ferus isolate YT-003-E chromosome 6, BCGSAC_Cfer_1.0, whole genome shotgun sequence. It encodes these proteins:
- the LOC102506345 gene encoding olfactory receptor 11H6, whose translation is MSISEANNSSGSVSEFILLGFPCRRDIQIVLFVMFSLIYLLTLMGNTSIICAVWSSRKLHTPMYILLANFFLEICYVSSDVPKMLANIISQTKSISYAGCLLQFYFFFSMCAAEGYFLSAMSFDRFLAICRPLHYPTIMTHHLCARLVVFCWAGGFLSILMPAVLMSRVPFCGPNIIDHFFCDLGPLLALSCAPVPKTTLTCATVSSLIIFITFLYILGSYTFVLRAVLRVPAGSGRNKAFSTCASHFLVVSLFYGSVMVMYVSPGSRSHPGTQKFVTLFYCMATPFFNPLIYSLRNKDMKDALRKVLGTLSKEIPKNTDK